A window of the Brassica napus cultivar Da-Ae chromosome A2, Da-Ae, whole genome shotgun sequence genome harbors these coding sequences:
- the LOC106381366 gene encoding transcription factor MYB122, whose protein sequence is MFSSKDQVLPSYDPTQDHNSLISLSLSLTSVITITNQDSRMVRTPCCRAEGLKKGAWTHEEDHKLIAYVQLHGEGGWRTLPDKAGLRRCGKSCRLRWANYLRPDIKRGEFSQEEEDSIIRLHAIHGNKWSAIARRLPGRTDNEVKNHWNTHIKKRLIKKGIDPLTHKSLNGKSSDHPETPPDKSSVHQDDDDQKSNKNNALGSLSARFLNRVANRFGKRINQSVLSDIIGSGDPFTSFTTPTTSASECEKSSSSFSKPNSSDLLINENMILDATSLSSSTFSSDTSDPSVYDHIFDDLEDMTAFSSRFLNDVVSHDDEDFLMLDESCLEKTSFMRELTRILQDDKIETTMCSDSRVTPISEVDVSFEGIDNYFG, encoded by the exons ATGTTCTCATCAAAAGATCAAGTCCTTCCTTCGTATGATCCAACACAAGACCACAACTctttaatctctctctctctctctctaacttcAGTTATTACGATCACGAATCAAGATTCAAGAATGGTACGGACACCGTGTTGCAGAGCGGAAGGGCTGAAGAAAGGAGCATGGACTCACGAAGAAGACCATAAGCTCATCGCCTACGTCCAACTTCACGGTGAAGGAGGCTGGCGAACCCTTCCTGATAAAGCTg GTCTAAGAAGATGTGGCAAAAGCTGCAGACTGAGATGGGCCAATTACCTTAGACCTGACATTAAGCGTGGTGAGTTTAGCCAAGAGGAGGAAGATTCCATCATTAGACTCCATGCCATTCATGGCAACAA ATGGTCGGCGATAGCTCGTAGATTACCTGGAAGAACAGATAACGAGGTCAAGAACCACTGGAACACTCACATCAAGAAACGTCTGATCAAGAAAGGTATCGATCCGTTGACCCACAAATCACTTAATGGTAAATCATCTGACCATCCCGAGACACCGCCGGATAAAAGCAGCGTTCATcaggatgatgatgatcaaaagTCAAACAAGAATAATGCGTTAGGATCATTATCAGCTCGGTTCTTGAACAGAGTAGCAAACAGATTTGGTAAAAGAATCAACCAAAGTGTTCTGTCTGATATTATTGGAAGTGGTGACCCATTTACTAGTTTCACTACTCCTACTACAAGTGCTTCTGAATGTGAAAAGTCATCGAGTTCTTTCTCCAAACCAAACTCTTCAGATCTCCTCATTAATGAAAACATGATCCTCGATGCAACATCTTTGTCCTCGTCCACGTTCTCTAGCGACACCTCTGACCCCTCAGTATACGACCATATCTTCGATGACTTAGAAGATATGACCGCATTTTCATCAAGATTTTTGAATGATGTTGTAtctcatgatgatgaagatttCTTGATGTTGGATGAATCTTGTTTGGAGAAAACTTCGTTCATGAGGGAACTTACAAGGATTCTTCAAGACGATAAAATTGAGACGACTATGTGTAGTGATAGTCGTGTGACACCAATCAGTGAAGTTGATGTTTCCTTTGAAGGGATTGACAACTATTTTGGATAA
- the LOC106381367 gene encoding cytosolic sulfotransferase 16, which produces MYKPSSPTKISLSYSIIKTFSHLSTIPFHLLSSYYNTAHPLFQQTMEPTTTQNGSELELELSEFEKTQKKYQDFIASLPKSKGWRPKEILIQHGGHWWQECLLEGLLHAKDHFQARPTDFLVCSYPKTGTTWLKALTYAIVNRSRFDDATNPLLKRNPHEFVPYVEIDFAFYPTVDVLQDQKNPLFSTHIPNGSLPESIVNSGCKMVYIWRDPKDTFISMWTFLHKEKSQEGQLASLEESFDMFCKGLSVYGPYLDHVLGYWKAYQENPERILFLRYETMRANPLPFVKRLAEFMGYGFSAEEEEKGVAENVVKLCSFETLKNLEANKGDKEREDRPAVYANSAYFRKGKVGDWANYLTPEMAARIDGLVEEKFRDTGLLEHDQ; this is translated from the coding sequence aTGTATAAACCATCATCACCTACCAAAATATCTTTATCTTATTCTATTATAAAAACCTTTTCTCATCTCTCAACAATCCCATTCCATCTTCTCTCATCTTATTACAACACAGCCCATCCTCTGTTTCAACAAACAATGGAACCAACCACAACCCAGAACGGATCCGAACTCGAACTCGAACTCTCGGAGTTCGAGAAGACCCAGAAGAAGTACCAAGACTTCATCGCTTCCCTCCCAAAGAGCAAAGGCTGGAGACCCAAAGAGATCCTCATCCAACACGGCGGACACTGGTGGCAAGAATGTCTCCTCGAAGGCCTCCTCCACGCCAAAGACCACTTCCAAGCCCGACCCACCGACTTCCTCGTCTGCAGCTACCCGAAAACCGGAACCACCTGGCTCAAAGCCCTGACGTACGCCATCGTCAACCGCTCTCGCTTCGACGACGCCACGAACCCGCTCCTCAAACGGAACCCTCACGAGTTCGTGCCTTACGTGGAGATAGACTTCGCGTTTTACCCGACCGTCGACGTCCTTCAAGACCAAAAGAACCCACTATTCTCCACCCATATCCCAAACGGGTCGTTACCCGAGTCCATCGTCAACTCCGGTTGCAAGATGGTTTACATCTGGAGAGACCCCAAGGACACGTTCATCTCCATGTGGACTTTCTTGCACAAGGAGAAGTCTCAGGAAGGTCAACTCGCGAGTCTTGAAGAGTCTTTTGATATGTTCTGCAAAGGCTTGTCCGTGTACGGTCCTTATCTTGATCATGTGTTGGGTTACTGGAAGGCTTACCAAGAGAACCCTGAGAGGATTCTGTTTCTTAGGTACGAGACGATGAGAGCTAATCCTTTGCCGTTTGTGAAGAGGTTGGCTGAGTTCATGGGTTATGGGTTTAGTGCTGAGGAAGAGGAGAAAGGGGTTGCTGAGAATGTTGTGAAGCTTTGTAGTTTCGAGACGTTGAAGAATCTTGAAGCTAATAAAGGAGATAAGGAGAGGGAGGACCGTCCTGCGGTTTATGCGAATAGTGCTTATTTTAGGAAAGGGAAGGTTGGAGATTGGGCTAATTATCTGACTCCGGAGATGGCTGCTCGTATTGATGGGTTAGTGGAAGAGAAGTTTAGAGATACTGGCTTGCTTGAACATGATCAGTGA
- the LOC106380186 gene encoding cytochrome P450 78A5: MAIDPSLSLGSRTGSFPFLSLDLCLSIVLFISLFVFWLTPGGFAWALYKARVHTRQQSKARAAIPGPAGLPIIGLLLAFVNNASTHRILASIANSCNAKALMAFSVGSTRFVITSEPETAKELLNSSAFADRPLNESAYELLFHRSMGFAPFGDYWRELRRISSTHLFSPKRISGFAESRRKIGNSMVEDINSAMASYGEVEIRRILHFGSLNNVMSTVFGRTYDFNDGTNELEHFVSEGYELLGIFNWGDHFPGARWLDLQGVRRRCRSLVGKVNVFVGNIIDDHISKRSLHDSQEEESTNEDDFVDVLLGMQGNSKLSNSDMIAVLWEMIFRGTDTVAILLEWILARMILHPDIQAKAQAEIDVIVGESGRQVSDSDLSKLPYLRAIVKETLRMHPPGPLLAWARLTIHDTQIGTHFIPAGTTAMVNMWAITHDEKVWPEAHEYKPDRFLGAPESGNFPIMGSDLRLAPFGAGRRVCPGKSMGIATVELWLAQLLGRFKWVPCGEVDLSETLKLSLEMKNPLVCKAIPRV, from the exons ATGGCTATTGATCCGAGTCTTTCTTTGGGTTCTAGAACTGGATCATTTCCATTTCTGAGTCTCGACCTTTGTCTCAGCATTGTCCTCTTCATATCCCTTTTCGTTTTCTGGTTGACCCCAGGTGGCTTTGCCTGGGCACTTTACAAAGCTCGTGTCCATACCCGACAACAATCCAAAGCCCGAGCCGCCATTCCTGGCCCGGCAGGTCTCCCCATCATTGGCCTCCTCTTGGCCTTCGTCAATAACGCCTCAACACACAGAATCCTCGCCAGTATTGCTAACTCCTGCAATGCAAAAGCTCTCATGGCATTCTCTGTCGGTTCGACCCGGTTTGTTATAACTAGCGAACCGGAGACCGCCAAAGAGCTCTTAAACAGCTCAGCTTTTGCAGACAGGCCTCTGAATGAGTCTGCTTACGAGCTGCTTTTTCATAGATCTATGGGGTTTGCTCCCTTTGGTGATTACTGGAGAGAGCTGAGGAGAATTTCGTCTACTCATCTCTTTAGCCCTAAGAGGATCTCCGGTTTTGCCGAATCCCGTAGAAAAATTGGGAATAGTATGGTAGAAGATATCAACAGCGCAATGGCGAGTTATGGAGAGGTGGAGATCCGAAGAATCTTGCATTTTGGATCACTTAACAACGTGATGTCTACCGTTTTCGGCAGAACATATGATTTCAACGATGGTACCAATGAGTTGGAGCACTTTGTGTCCGAAGGCTATGAGCTTCTCGGAATCTTTAACTGGGGTGATCATTTCCCGGGAGCGAGGTGGTTAGATTTACAAGGCGTGAGGAGAAGATGCCGTAGCCTTGTTGGTAAGGTGAATGTGTTTGTCGGAAATATAATCGATGACCACATATCAAAGAGGTCTCTTCATGAtagtcaagaagaagaaagcactAATGAGGATGACTTTGTTGATGTTTTACTTGGCATGCAAGGCAACAGCAAACTTTCCAACTCTGATATGATTGCCGTCCTTTGG GAAATGATTTTTAGGGGAACAGACACCGTGGCCATTCTATTGGAATGGATCCTTGCGAGAATGATTCTACACCCTGACATTCAAGCCAAGGCGCAGGCCGAGATCGATGTTATCGTGGGTGAATCGGGACGTCAAGTCTCAGACTCAGACCTCTCCAAGCTTCCATACCTCCGTGCCATCGTCAAGGAAACCCTAAGGATGCACCCACCTGGTCCTCTCCTCGCATGGGCTCGTCTCACCATTCACGATACTCAGATTGGGACCCACTTTATTCCCGCTGGGACCACTGCTATGGTTAACATGTGGGCTATAACGCATGATGAAAAGGTTTGGCCGGAGGCTCACGAGTATAAGCCAGATAGGTTTCTTGGTGCGCCCGAAAGTGGTAACTTCCCCATCATGGGATCTGATTTGAGGCTTGCTCCCTTTGGTGCTGGACGTAGGGTCTGTCCTGGTAAGTCTATGGGTATAGCCACAGTGGAGCTATGGCTGGCTCAGTTGCTAGGTCGCTTCAAGTGGGTCCCTTGTGGTGAAGTAGATTTGAGCGAGACTTTGAAGCTCTCTTTGGAGATGAAGAACCCTCTTGTTTGTAAGGCAATCCCTAGGGTTTAA
- the LOC106379469 gene encoding acyl-CoA-binding domain-containing protein 4 codes for MRWERVQRQAGLADSSSGPGKRWGHTCNAVKGGRFVYVFGGFGRDGYFTSQVHVFDAGRQIWSEPMMRGVPPSPRDSHSCTTVGDNLFVYGGTDGKYYLNDLHVLDTSSHTWKCLEVRGEEPDAREAHSATLVGKHIFVFGGRGKVPGLDDEVYFNDLYILNTETITWQRAVTTGTRPFARDGHTCSTWNNKIIVVGGEHFEGEYLSDVHILDTDTFAWKQMKTSWQQLTPRAGHITVAIERNLFVFGGFRDPQSLYNDLYVLDVETGVWSKIVAMEDRPPARFSAAAVCLGPYKAGSFFFFGGCNKNLEPLDDIYYFHTDGVVEARSAQTRGRLPLRKLKCKEQQKEAVEQGKTVFQARVTENSPLGYYTIETIIDGKVLRGVLLSNRHHSSVQTADPSSTSRQVYWL; via the exons atgagatggGAGAGGGTCCAACGTCAAGCGGGTCTCGCTGATTCTTCTTCCGGGCCGGGAAAGAGATGGGGACACACTTGTAACGCCGTTAAAGGAGGCAGATTCGTCTACGTATTCGGTGGGTTTGGTAGAGACGGTTACTTCACCAGTCAAGTTCATGTCTTTGACGCTG GGAGGCAGATATGGAGTGAGCCGATGATGAGAGGGGTACCTCCCTCTCCGAGAGACAGTCACAGCTGCACAACTGTTGGGGATAACCTTTTTGTGTATGGTGGTACTGATGGGAAATATTATCTCAATGATCTGCATGTTCTGGATACTT CTTCGCATACTTGGAAATGCCTTGAAGTTAGAGGTGAAGAACCTGACGCAAGAGAGGCTCATAGTGCAACGCTTGTTGGCAAACACATTTTTGTATTTGGAGGCCGTGGGAAAGTTCCTGGTTTGGATGATGAAGTGTACTTTAATGACCTTTACATACTTAACACAG AGACTATCACGTGGCAACGAGCTGTAACAACTGGGACGCGTCCCTTTGCACGAGATGGCCACACTTGCTCAACCTGGAACAACAAAATCATTGTAGTAGGTGGTGAACATTTCGAAGGCGAGTATCTCTCCGATGTTCATATCCTTGATACAG ATACGTTTGCATGGAAGCAGATGAAAACTTCATGGCAGCAATTAACACCACGAGCTGGTCATATCACTGTTGCAATTGAGAGAAACTTATTTGTGTTTGGAGGGTTTAGGGATCCTCAGAGTCTTTACAATGATCTCTATGTGCTTGATGTTG AAACGGGTGTATGGTCCAAAATAGTTGCCATGGAAGATAGGCCACCAGCTAGATTCTCTGCTGCTGCAGTTTGTTTAGGTCCTTACAAGGCTggttcctttttcttttttggtggCTGCAACAAGAATCTTGAGCCGTTGGATGACATTTACTACTTTCACACAG ATGGTGTAGTCGAAGCACGGTCTGCTCAGACTCGTGGGAGGTTGCCTTTAAGGAAACTAAAATGCAAAGAGCAGCAGAAAGAAGCTGTGGAGCAAGGGAAAACGGTTTTTCAAGCCAGGGTTACTGAAAACTCCCCCTTAGGTTACTACACTATAGAAACGATCATTGATGGAAAGGTGCTTCGCGGTGTTTTGCTTTCAAACAGACACCACAGCTCTGTTCAAACGGCTGATCCAAGCTCTACTAGTAGGCAAGTGTATTGGTTGTAG